One window of the Candidatus Aegiribacteria sp. genome contains the following:
- a CDS encoding tetratricopeptide repeat protein — protein MPNKEIPALEKELEELRLDPPGSELVSVLIKLASIVSHSAPQKAETYALEAQNLSEKLELPVEQARSNRMLGIINREAGNFAKSMSYCRKSMEIYEKLGDKDGLAIVHSTIALTYSNQGLVDKTLEHYHESLRLKQECGASEDELALCYFNIGACYSSLFRLEQAQSFYETALKIWEESGNHKQLAFLYNNIGNLYGRKKELDTARKYFEKALDIRKDLGDKKGIASTLGNLGSLHEDLGDKESALESFIRSLELHDEIGNLRGAAYTCSCIGGVNIKLGRFDEAEKFIVRGLSITRKLDIKDWEIHCLENATKLYEVKGDLLKALMYSRELKICLEDHMNEKSMEKIALLQVQFETEKKEKEAEIYRLKNVELSDINDELRDALAHVKALQGMLPICASCKKIRDDDGYWQQIESYISEHSDAKFSHGLCPECMIRLYGKDFTREN, from the coding sequence ATGCCGAATAAGGAAATTCCGGCGCTGGAGAAGGAACTGGAAGAACTCAGGCTGGATCCTCCCGGTTCAGAACTTGTATCAGTATTGATAAAATTAGCAAGCATTGTTTCTCATTCAGCTCCGCAAAAAGCTGAAACCTATGCACTGGAAGCTCAAAATCTTTCAGAAAAACTGGAATTGCCTGTCGAACAGGCAAGAAGCAATAGAATGCTTGGAATAATCAATCGCGAGGCAGGGAATTTTGCTAAGTCTATGTCGTATTGCCGGAAATCCATGGAAATCTATGAGAAACTCGGAGACAAAGATGGTCTGGCAATCGTTCACAGTACTATAGCTTTAACTTACAGCAACCAGGGTCTGGTTGATAAGACTCTTGAACACTACCATGAATCTCTAAGATTGAAACAGGAATGTGGCGCAAGTGAAGATGAACTTGCACTTTGCTACTTCAACATAGGAGCGTGTTACAGCAGTCTGTTTCGGCTGGAGCAGGCACAATCATTCTATGAAACCGCGCTGAAGATCTGGGAGGAGTCCGGAAACCATAAGCAACTGGCATTCCTTTACAACAACATTGGTAACTTATACGGAAGAAAGAAAGAACTGGACACAGCCCGTAAGTACTTCGAGAAAGCCCTTGATATAAGGAAAGATCTGGGAGACAAGAAAGGTATAGCAAGTACTCTGGGTAATCTGGGAAGTCTGCATGAAGACCTCGGTGATAAGGAATCAGCTTTGGAATCCTTTATCAGGAGTCTAGAACTACATGATGAAATCGGCAATTTAAGGGGAGCTGCCTACACGTGCAGTTGTATCGGCGGGGTCAACATCAAGCTGGGACGTTTCGATGAAGCTGAAAAGTTTATCGTACGGGGCCTTTCAATAACAAGAAAGCTTGATATAAAGGACTGGGAAATTCACTGCCTGGAGAATGCAACGAAGCTGTATGAGGTAAAGGGCGATCTGCTGAAAGCACTTATGTATTCCCGAGAACTGAAAATATGCCTGGAAGATCACATGAACGAGAAAAGCATGGAAAAGATTGCTTTACTGCAGGTACAGTTCGAGACTGAGAAAAAGGAAAAGGAAGCGGAGATCTACCGTCTTAAGAACGTGGAGCTTTCTGACATTAACGATGAGCTTCGTGATGCTCTTGCTCATGTGAAGGCACTTCAGGGGATGCTTCCTATCTGCGCTTCGTGCAAGAAAATCAGGGATGATGATGGTTACTGGCAGCAGATCGAATCCTATATATCCGAACATTCCGATGCGAAATTCTCCCACGGGCTCTGCCCAGAATGCATGATCAGGCTCTACGGTAAAGACTTTACCAGGGAAAACTGA